A genomic stretch from Bacillus sp. N1-1 includes:
- a CDS encoding GntR family transcriptional regulator produces the protein MGEEFNPSKPIYLQLVDRISWEIIKGERKTGEKLPSVREMAIQSGVNPNTVSRTYNELERMEIVETKRGQGTFVTEQKEKLVELREQLKINHIQNFIEEMKQMGFSSEDMIEGIQTYVTNEKENQS, from the coding sequence ATGGGAGAAGAGTTTAATCCCTCAAAGCCGATTTACCTGCAGCTCGTGGATCGCATTAGCTGGGAAATTATTAAAGGTGAACGAAAAACTGGTGAAAAGCTTCCTTCTGTAAGGGAAATGGCCATTCAATCAGGAGTGAATCCCAATACAGTGTCGAGAACTTACAATGAACTGGAGAGGATGGAAATCGTGGAGACGAAGCGAGGGCAAGGAACGTTTGTAACAGAACAAAAAGAAAAACTGGTCGAACTTCGAGAACAGCTTAAGATTAACCACATCCAGAATTTTATTGAAGAAATGAAGCAAATGGGGTTTTCATCAGAAGATATGATTGAAGGTATTCAAACTTACGTTACGAACGAAAAGGAGAATCAATCATGA
- a CDS encoding ABC transporter ATP-binding protein has protein sequence MAVKPVVQIRDLTKVIGKKTIIDQLSFDVYPGEVFGFLGPNGAGKTTTIRMMVGLMRMTEGEVLIDGNSIKTDYENAIVKVGAIVENPEMYKFLTGYQNLVHYARMVKGVSKERIQEVVQLVGLQGRINEKVKGYSLGMRQRLGLAQALLHRPKLLILDEPTNGLDPAGIREIRQYLRTLAREENVAVVVSSHLLSEIELMCDRIGIIQAGKMIDVQRVNDFVQNDQAVLVSFEVDPVEHAVHAVKANFPDCEIEQADRKLTIKIEHELIPEVTAVLVEKGVRVYGIQSSVKTLEDVFLEVTGGEQVV, from the coding sequence ATGGCTGTAAAACCAGTTGTTCAGATTCGAGACTTAACAAAAGTAATTGGAAAGAAAACAATCATTGATCAGCTTTCATTTGATGTCTATCCAGGGGAAGTGTTTGGTTTTTTAGGACCGAATGGAGCAGGAAAAACAACAACGATTCGGATGATGGTTGGGCTAATGAGAATGACAGAAGGCGAAGTTCTCATTGATGGAAACAGTATTAAAACAGATTACGAGAATGCGATTGTAAAAGTAGGGGCGATTGTTGAAAATCCTGAAATGTACAAATTTCTAACTGGCTATCAAAACCTTGTCCATTATGCTCGAATGGTAAAAGGGGTTTCAAAAGAACGGATTCAAGAAGTGGTTCAATTGGTTGGCCTGCAAGGTCGTATTAATGAAAAAGTGAAGGGATATTCTCTTGGAATGAGACAGCGTCTAGGACTTGCGCAGGCATTGCTCCATCGACCTAAGCTACTCATTCTAGACGAGCCAACAAACGGCCTTGATCCCGCTGGCATTCGAGAAATCAGACAATATTTACGAACGCTTGCAAGAGAAGAAAACGTCGCAGTTGTCGTTTCAAGTCATTTATTATCCGAGATCGAGCTCATGTGTGATCGAATTGGCATTATTCAGGCTGGTAAAATGATCGATGTTCAGCGGGTAAACGACTTTGTTCAAAATGATCAGGCGGTATTGGTTTCATTTGAAGTTGACCCAGTGGAGCACGCAGTTCATGCTGTTAAAGCGAATTTCCCTGATTGTGAGATTGAACAGGCGGATCGTAAATTGACGATAAAAATCGAGCATGAGCTTATTCCAGAGGTAACAGCCGTTCTGGTGGAAAAGGGCGTCCGCGTTTACGGTATTCAATCCTCTGTGAAAACGTTAGAAGATGTGTTCCTTGAAGTAACTGGAGGTGAGCAAGTTGTCTAG
- a CDS encoding mechanosensitive ion channel domain-containing protein, producing the protein MLSIFENANVVDLVITVSVILGLFLIRFFIKLWLTKRENEENYPNGIRPALSSFINWTTGYAILLFVLLYYSNNSWMFSPLVAIGKVEISLFLILIALFIITLANRISNIATSFLMPPVYDRYSLDTGLQFTFNRIFHYTLMVVAVVISLTTVGIDLSALTVFAGVLGVGIGFGMQNIANNFISGLIILFERPIKVGDRVIINDIIGDIEKINMRATIIRTLDNERIIMPNSYFIEEQVVNHSYGDSRLRLVLPIGVAYGSDVELVRSLLLQVAEEEKEHSMYVLETPPPFVNFLGFGDSSLDFQLFIWISSPKAAVETKSSLNFRINRILAENNIEIPFPQRDLHVRSLDEKVIQQLTKR; encoded by the coding sequence GTGCTATCAATCTTCGAAAATGCGAATGTTGTCGATTTAGTCATAACCGTTTCAGTCATACTAGGTCTTTTCCTTATTCGATTTTTTATCAAATTATGGCTTACAAAAAGAGAAAATGAAGAGAATTATCCAAATGGGATTCGTCCAGCCTTATCATCCTTTATCAATTGGACTACAGGTTACGCAATTCTACTATTTGTATTACTTTATTATTCCAATAACAGTTGGATGTTTAGCCCTTTAGTTGCGATTGGAAAGGTAGAAATTTCTCTCTTTCTTATTTTAATTGCGTTATTCATTATTACGCTTGCGAATCGAATTTCAAATATCGCAACTTCTTTTCTGATGCCCCCCGTTTATGATCGGTATAGCTTAGATACAGGATTGCAATTTACGTTTAATCGGATTTTTCACTATACGTTAATGGTCGTAGCAGTCGTTATTAGTTTAACGACAGTAGGGATTGATCTTAGTGCGTTAACCGTTTTTGCAGGTGTTCTAGGTGTAGGAATTGGTTTTGGAATGCAGAACATCGCAAATAACTTTATTTCTGGTTTAATCATTTTATTTGAACGGCCAATTAAAGTAGGCGATCGTGTCATTATTAACGACATTATTGGTGACATTGAGAAAATCAATATGCGTGCTACCATTATTCGCACATTAGATAATGAACGAATTATAATGCCAAATTCCTACTTCATCGAAGAACAGGTTGTCAATCATTCCTATGGTGATTCTCGATTGCGGCTTGTCTTACCAATTGGTGTCGCATACGGATCGGATGTAGAGCTTGTTCGATCACTTCTTTTACAAGTAGCTGAAGAAGAAAAGGAACACTCGATGTATGTTCTTGAAACACCGCCGCCTTTTGTGAATTTCCTTGGATTTGGTGATTCATCATTAGATTTTCAACTGTTTATTTGGATTTCATCCCCCAAAGCAGCAGTAGAAACAAAAAGTAGTTTGAATTTCCGGATCAATCGGATTCTCGCAGAAAATAACATCGAAATTCCATTTCCACAGCGCGATTTGCATGTACGAAGCTTAGATGAAAAAGTCATTCAACAATTAACAAAGCGATAG
- a CDS encoding ABC transporter permease, which produces MLHLIQNENMKIYRRLGTWVMIGLVVAAVLVTAIFTNMNASDETANWRANSENAIQQAEETLKDSEGMPKAFKDSQERSIAINEYRLENNIPPLESDSIWSFMDSSTGVVSLISIFTIIIGAGVIASEYSWGTIKLLLIRPASRTKILASKFIATLLFALFSLVILYISSFIIGGLFLGFNAVDQPYLTYSGGDVAETSMAIHYIVEYALASVNLLMMVTFAFMLSSVFRSSSLAIGLAIFLMFTGSQLTYILSQYDWVKYILFANTDLSVYFDGSPIIESMTLGFSLITLLVYFIVFLLLSWLLFTKRDVAA; this is translated from the coding sequence ATGCTACATTTAATTCAAAATGAAAACATGAAGATTTATAGAAGACTAGGAACATGGGTAATGATCGGACTTGTCGTGGCGGCCGTTCTTGTAACAGCCATTTTCACCAATATGAATGCAAGTGATGAGACCGCAAACTGGCGTGCGAATTCTGAAAATGCGATCCAACAAGCGGAAGAAACTTTAAAAGATTCAGAGGGAATGCCGAAAGCCTTTAAAGACAGTCAGGAACGTTCGATTGCGATTAATGAATACAGATTGGAGAATAATATTCCCCCTCTAGAAAGTGACTCGATTTGGAGTTTTATGGATAGTTCGACTGGCGTTGTGAGTTTAATTTCCATATTCACAATCATTATCGGGGCTGGCGTGATTGCAAGTGAATATTCGTGGGGAACCATTAAACTATTGTTGATCAGACCCGCTTCTCGTACAAAAATTCTTGCTTCCAAATTCATAGCAACACTATTATTTGCGCTATTTTCTCTTGTCATCTTATACATTTCATCTTTTATTATCGGTGGGTTATTCCTCGGTTTTAATGCCGTCGATCAACCATACCTGACTTATTCAGGTGGTGACGTGGCCGAAACGAGTATGGCGATTCATTATATCGTTGAATATGCGCTTGCAAGTGTGAACTTGCTTATGATGGTCACATTTGCTTTCATGCTATCAAGTGTTTTTAGAAGTTCATCCCTTGCCATTGGGCTAGCGATCTTCTTAATGTTTACAGGAAGTCAGCTTACGTATATTTTAAGTCAGTACGATTGGGTGAAATACATCCTATTTGCAAATACGGATTTAAGTGTTTATTTCGATGGGTCTCCCATTATCGAAAGTATGACGCTTGGCTTTTCCTTAATTACATTGCTTGTCTACTTTATTGTTTTCTTATTATTATCATGGCTACTGTTCACAAAACGAGATGTAGCTGCATAG
- a CDS encoding ABC transporter ATP-binding protein: MITFENVSKRYLTKHALTDVNVTIPEGKIIGLVGSNGSGKSTFMKMIAGLVGPSEGKVMIDQETVSRRTANKVAYLSELDAYYSFFSVKETIDFFSSQFQDFDVEKANDIVDFMEVDSNQKVKHLSKGNRGRLKIALTLAREVPVILMDEPLSGLDPMVRDSIVKGLLSFIDLEKQTVIITTHEVTEIEPLLETVIAIRNGKVLALEDVETIRERDRMRIVDWLKKMYQEEA, from the coding sequence ATGATTACATTTGAGAACGTGTCAAAGCGATATCTTACAAAACATGCCCTTACGGATGTGAACGTAACCATTCCAGAAGGGAAGATTATTGGTCTTGTTGGATCAAACGGTAGCGGGAAATCGACGTTCATGAAAATGATCGCAGGTCTTGTAGGACCTTCTGAAGGGAAAGTAATGATTGACCAAGAAACGGTTTCTAGGCGAACAGCCAATAAAGTGGCTTATCTTTCTGAATTGGATGCGTATTATTCATTCTTTTCAGTGAAAGAGACAATCGATTTCTTTTCTTCACAATTTCAGGACTTTGATGTAGAAAAAGCGAACGATATTGTTGACTTTATGGAAGTAGATTCGAATCAAAAGGTAAAGCATTTATCGAAAGGAAATCGAGGCAGGTTGAAAATTGCGCTCACCCTGGCAAGAGAAGTACCGGTTATTTTGATGGATGAGCCATTATCAGGGCTTGATCCGATGGTGCGAGATTCAATTGTGAAAGGTTTACTTTCATTTATTGATTTAGAAAAGCAAACGGTGATCATTACGACACATGAAGTAACAGAAATCGAACCTTTGCTTGAAACGGTTATTGCGATTCGAAATGGTAAGGTACTGGCTCTCGAAGATGTTGAAACCATTCGCGAGCGAGATCGTATGAGAATAGTGGATTGGTTGAAGAAGATGTACCAAGAGGAGGCGTAA
- a CDS encoding sortase, whose translation MRKILLLVVGAIIWLVLAGYNNNYTEPAQEAVTNTTEENQSELEVEEMEKPDVLSDEFLLLDDQKKKIENAKESQDVQEGIEPVQLEIPAIDVKADIENVGVLDNGQMGVPEDINKVGWFEPGFKPGTKGNAVLAGHVDSKTGPAIFFYLEKLSKGDEIILTGQDGETMTFVVTGKERYPYDDSPIEKIFGPTDSRTLNLITCVGTFNRSKGTHEERLVVSTELKEDDADKKEQVNPDEVPDAPTNLSVSGNFLSWHAVRDENVVGYRIYKADAYGVYKQIESVSNLERKSFTDPDASSSSYYVTAVNIFGNESAPSKKITSDE comes from the coding sequence GTGAGGAAGATCTTGTTGCTTGTCGTTGGCGCAATTATCTGGCTCGTTCTTGCTGGTTATAACAATAATTATACTGAGCCGGCGCAAGAAGCCGTAACAAACACAACTGAAGAAAACCAATCTGAGTTAGAAGTAGAAGAAATGGAGAAACCGGATGTCTTATCGGATGAATTTTTACTTCTGGATGATCAGAAGAAAAAAATTGAGAATGCAAAAGAATCTCAGGACGTTCAAGAAGGAATTGAACCAGTGCAACTTGAAATTCCCGCCATTGATGTGAAAGCCGATATTGAGAATGTAGGCGTCTTAGATAACGGGCAAATGGGTGTCCCAGAAGATATCAACAAAGTTGGCTGGTTTGAGCCCGGCTTTAAGCCAGGTACAAAAGGAAATGCTGTCCTTGCCGGGCACGTCGATAGTAAAACGGGACCAGCTATCTTCTTTTATCTCGAAAAACTATCAAAAGGAGACGAAATTATTTTAACTGGTCAAGATGGTGAAACAATGACCTTCGTTGTAACCGGTAAAGAAAGATACCCATATGATGATTCTCCAATTGAGAAAATTTTTGGACCAACTGATTCACGCACATTGAATCTCATTACATGTGTTGGCACATTTAATCGGTCGAAAGGGACACATGAAGAAAGACTTGTTGTGTCAACCGAATTAAAAGAAGACGATGCTGATAAAAAGGAACAAGTAAATCCTGACGAAGTACCAGATGCCCCAACAAACCTTAGTGTTAGTGGCAACTTTCTTTCGTGGCATGCTGTTCGTGATGAAAATGTGGTAGGTTATCGAATTTATAAAGCCGATGCATACGGAGTATACAAACAAATTGAGAGTGTATCAAATCTTGAACGAAAGAGCTTTACAGATCCAGATGCCTCAAGCTCTTCCTACTATGTTACAGCGGTTAATATTTTTGGAAATGAATCGGCGCCTTCTAAAAAAATAACTTCAGACGAATAA
- a CDS encoding HAMP domain-containing sensor histidine kinase, with protein MKKVKIGTKLFLSYVVLIVVILLITTVSFRYLFQEYLVREARDQLQKEGLQISHMLEDRNWKGNQPPNGLLDRRRIEMAGNLISSQFIIYNQNDRAIYSNVDEDVQMEYEENKGKLFVTEEVSINDSREQIGRLVLFTKVESLEGFNRIIEQAQAFSLFVSAAVAVLLAAWMQRGITGPIRLLADHMRRFSMRKPQPPLKLKSKDEINELAETFEELTDQLRKNDFDQKEFLQNASHELKTPLMAIQGNAEGILDEVIVGEEVEHSLEVIVNETQRLKKIVQDISYLTRLETVEEAFTYEVVDMQLIMKEAVTAVKPLAYQNGLKLKYDGDYAVHVEVDADKMKQAFLNIIGNALRFASSLIEIRMRKEENQVTIEIRDDGTGFGENPERVFDRFYTGDQSGSGIGLAITKTIVEKHHGEIHAENHKKGGRVVITLPFPSG; from the coding sequence ATGAAGAAGGTTAAAATCGGCACGAAACTATTTCTTAGCTATGTTGTTTTAATCGTGGTTATTCTTCTCATTACGACGGTCTCATTTCGATATCTTTTTCAAGAATACCTTGTTCGTGAAGCGAGGGATCAGCTTCAAAAAGAAGGCCTTCAAATTAGCCATATGCTTGAAGATCGAAATTGGAAAGGCAATCAGCCACCGAATGGTTTACTGGATCGTAGAAGAATTGAAATGGCGGGTAATTTAATTTCATCTCAGTTCATTATTTATAACCAAAATGACAGGGCGATTTATTCAAATGTCGATGAAGACGTTCAAATGGAGTATGAAGAAAACAAGGGGAAGCTATTTGTTACAGAGGAAGTGTCAATCAATGACTCTCGTGAGCAAATTGGCCGTCTTGTCCTTTTTACAAAGGTAGAGAGTTTGGAAGGCTTTAATCGAATTATCGAGCAGGCCCAGGCGTTCAGTCTCTTCGTTTCTGCAGCAGTTGCGGTACTCCTTGCTGCTTGGATGCAAAGAGGCATAACGGGACCGATTCGTCTACTGGCAGATCACATGAGACGATTTAGTATGCGGAAGCCACAGCCTCCACTAAAACTTAAGTCAAAAGATGAAATTAATGAACTAGCGGAAACCTTCGAAGAACTAACGGATCAGCTACGAAAAAATGATTTTGATCAAAAAGAATTTCTTCAAAATGCCTCTCATGAACTCAAAACCCCTCTGATGGCAATCCAAGGGAATGCGGAAGGAATTCTAGACGAAGTGATTGTCGGAGAAGAAGTGGAGCATAGTCTTGAAGTAATCGTAAATGAAACGCAGCGACTCAAGAAGATTGTGCAAGATATTTCTTATTTAACAAGACTGGAAACAGTAGAAGAGGCTTTCACCTACGAAGTGGTCGACATGCAACTTATTATGAAAGAAGCGGTGACGGCAGTAAAACCATTAGCTTACCAGAACGGGTTAAAGCTAAAGTATGATGGTGATTATGCGGTTCATGTAGAGGTAGACGCAGATAAAATGAAGCAAGCTTTCTTGAATATTATTGGGAATGCCCTTAGATTCGCCTCATCTCTCATCGAAATTCGTATGCGGAAAGAAGAAAATCAGGTTACGATCGAAATTCGAGATGATGGTACTGGATTTGGGGAGAACCCAGAACGCGTCTTTGACCGTTTTTATACAGGTGATCAGTCAGGCTCTGGAATCGGATTGGCGATTACGAA
- a CDS encoding response regulator transcription factor, with protein sequence MPHVFVIDDEQNIRDILEKYLKKEGFTVSIFQDGAEVLSALKTSEPDLLVLDIMMPNVDGLELLRLLRKQSFIPVIVVSARDEELDRILGLELGADDYLTKPFSPRELVVRIKNIFKRIDRVEQGQSSYQIHLKNVQLNKKKRQVLIEDQEIALTPKEYDVLAFLIQNPGQPFTREKLIETIWGYHYAGDGRLIDDLVKRLRKKMVDGDLKIVTVWGYGYKIDEEG encoded by the coding sequence ATGCCACACGTTTTTGTTATCGATGATGAACAAAACATACGTGATATTTTAGAAAAGTATTTAAAGAAAGAAGGGTTTACGGTATCAATCTTTCAGGATGGAGCTGAAGTGTTAAGTGCTCTTAAAACGAGTGAACCCGATTTATTGGTATTGGATATTATGATGCCTAATGTCGATGGGCTTGAACTGCTTCGACTGTTAAGGAAGCAGTCTTTTATACCAGTTATCGTCGTTTCTGCAAGGGATGAAGAACTAGATCGGATCCTGGGACTCGAACTTGGGGCGGATGATTATTTAACTAAACCATTTAGTCCGCGTGAACTGGTTGTACGGATTAAAAATATATTTAAACGGATCGATCGAGTAGAACAGGGGCAATCTTCCTATCAAATTCATTTGAAAAATGTCCAATTGAATAAGAAAAAAAGACAAGTATTAATAGAGGATCAGGAAATAGCATTAACACCAAAAGAATATGATGTACTTGCCTTTCTTATTCAAAACCCCGGGCAACCATTCACAAGAGAAAAGCTAATCGAAACAATTTGGGGATATCACTATGCAGGTGATGGAAGGTTGATTGATGATCTAGTGAAGCGGCTACGGAAAAAGATGGTAGATGGGGATTTGAAAATCGTTACGGTCTGGGGGTATGGTTATAAAATCGATGAAGAAGGTTAA
- a CDS encoding DUF4349 domain-containing protein yields MIGLLIYQTTEQSKGSDAGEENSSSAEATSELPELLQERKVIFNATLSLSVEDLTLAINEIKESTKVFEGYVVEESTFSEDNAFIGSMTVRIPQSEFDAYLRKVETLGKGTPQKAITGSDVTEEYVDLSSRLKAKEAVQQRLESFLNEATKTDDLLAISNELSRVQEEVEQLKGQINYLENQSDYSTVTISLEQKKRPVPSIGKEISKHFLKPNISL; encoded by the coding sequence GTGATCGGGTTACTGATTTATCAAACCACTGAACAGAGTAAAGGGAGTGATGCAGGAGAAGAAAACAGTTCATCCGCTGAAGCGACATCGGAATTGCCTGAATTGCTACAGGAACGCAAAGTTATTTTTAACGCTACGCTTTCCTTAAGCGTGGAAGATTTAACATTAGCGATTAATGAAATTAAGGAATCGACTAAAGTATTTGAAGGTTATGTTGTGGAAGAAAGCACTTTTTCAGAGGACAACGCCTTTATTGGATCAATGACCGTTCGTATCCCTCAATCTGAATTTGACGCTTATCTACGTAAGGTAGAAACTCTCGGAAAAGGGACGCCACAAAAGGCAATCACCGGAAGTGATGTCACGGAAGAATATGTCGACCTATCTTCGCGATTAAAAGCAAAGGAAGCTGTTCAACAGAGACTTGAATCATTTCTAAACGAAGCAACGAAAACAGACGACCTGTTAGCAATATCAAATGAACTTTCTCGAGTACAGGAAGAGGTCGAACAGCTGAAAGGGCAAATCAATTATCTCGAAAATCAAAGCGACTATTCTACTGTAACAATCTCGCTTGAACAAAAGAAAAGACCAGTTCCATCAATTGGGAAAGAGATTTCGAAACACTTTCTGAAGCCAAACATCTCTTTATAA